CGCCACCGAGCCCACGTTCGTCGGCAGGCTCGCCGGCGTGGGCAAGCTGAGCAAGGAGCTGGCCATCGCCCTCTGCGCCGTGGGGCCGACTCTGCGCGCCTCGGGAGTTCCCATGGACGTGCGCAAGGACGACCCCTACGCCGTCTACGACGAGATCCCCTTCGAGGTCTGCACCGCCGACAGCTGCGACGTGCTGGGCCGGGCCGTGGTGCGGGTGAAAGAGTTGATGCAGTCGTACGCCATCATCGAGTTCCTCCTCAAGAACCTGCCCGCCGGCCCGATCAAGGTCAAGGCGCCGCGCAAGGTGAAGGAGAACGAGGTCTTCTCGCGCTACGAGGCGCCGCGCGGCGAGAACGTCCATTACATCAAGAGCAACGGCTCGGACAAGCCGGAGCGCCTGAAAGTGCGCGCCCCGACGCTGGCCAACTATCCGGCCACCATCGCCATGCTCAAGGACGGCTTCATCGCCGACATCCCGCTGATCTTCGCTGCCATCGACCCCTGCATCTGCTGCGCCGAGCGCCTGGTGCAGCTGGACGACGCCCGCAACGGCGAAAGCCAGGTCCTCACTTTCAGCCAGCTGCGGCAGATGGCGGATCAGCGCTATAAAAACGTCAATTTTAAGAAAAAGGAAGCATTATGGCCATTCTAAAGCCAATTCTCTACATTCTGGTCTACCCGGGGCTGCTTTTCCTGCTGCTCTACTCCACCTTCTGCGAGTGGTTCGACCGCAAGCTCTATGCGCGCATGCAAAACCGCATCGGACCGCTGCACACGGGGCGGTCGGGCATCCTGCAGCCGGTCGCCGACATCATCAAGCTGTGCGCCAAGGAGGACATCGTGCCGGAAAAGGCCGACAAGCGCATGTTCGCGGCGCTGCCGGTATTCGCCCTGGCCATCGTCTGCACCGCCGCCCTGTACCTGCCGGTCTGGCATTACGGCACGGCCAGCTCGTTCAACTCCTTCCAGGGCGACCTGATCGTCGTCGCCTACCTGCTGACCCTGCCGACGCTGATCTTCTTCCTGGCCGGCTGGCATTCGAGCAACTTTTTCTCGACCATCGGCGGCGTGCGCGTGCTGACCATGCTTTTCGGCTACGAAATCCCGCTGCTGCTCGCCCTGCTGTCGCCGGCCGTGCTCGCCGGCTCATGGCGCATCCTGGAGATCGCCGCCTTCTTCCAGAAGCAGCCGCTGCTGTTGCTGGTCAATCTGATCGGCTTTTTCATCGCCCTGGTGGCGCTGCAAGCCAAGCTGGAACGGGTGCCGTTCGACATCCCCCACGCCGAGACCGAGATCGTCGGCGGCCAGTTCACCGAGTACTCGGGCAAGAAGCTGGCTTTCTTCCGGCTGCTGGGCGACATTGAAATGGTCGTCGGCAGCGGCCTGATCGCCGCCGTGTTTTTGGGCGGCTTCCCCGGCGGACTGCTGCCGGGCCTGGCCTGGTTCATTGTCAAGACCCTTTTCGTCATTTTTTTGCTGTCCGCCATGCGCGCCGCCACCTCGCGCATCCGCATCG
The Candidatus Aminicenantes bacterium genome window above contains:
- a CDS encoding NADH dehydrogenase subunit → ATEPTFVGRLAGVGKLSKELAIALCAVGPTLRASGVPMDVRKDDPYAVYDEIPFEVCTADSCDVLGRAVVRVKELMQSYAIIEFLLKNLPAGPIKVKAPRKVKENEVFSRYEAPRGENVHYIKSNGSDKPERLKVRAPTLANYPATIAMLKDGFIADIPLIFAAIDPCICCAERLVQLDDARNGESQVLTFSQLRQMADQRYKNVNFKKKEALWPF
- a CDS encoding NADH-quinone oxidoreductase subunit H, which produces MAILKPILYILVYPGLLFLLLYSTFCEWFDRKLYARMQNRIGPLHTGRSGILQPVADIIKLCAKEDIVPEKADKRMFAALPVFALAIVCTAALYLPVWHYGTASSFNSFQGDLIVVAYLLTLPTLIFFLAGWHSSNFFSTIGGVRVLTMLFGYEIPLLLALLSPAVLAGSWRILEIAAFFQKQPLLLLVNLIGFFIALVALQAKLERVPFDIPHAETEIVGGQFTEYSGKKLAFFRLLGDIEMVVGSGLIAAVFLGGFPGGLLPGLAWFIVKTLFVIFLLSAMRAATSRIRIDQMINFSWRWLAPLAVLQLFIVIIIKGKLS